One genomic window of Geodermatophilus sp. DSM 44513 includes the following:
- a CDS encoding NADH-quinone oxidoreductase subunit A produces the protein MSYYVPIVGLFVLAAGFALFSVTFAPYTGPRRYNRAKLAAYECGIEPVDQPLTGGRFPIKYYLTAMIFIIFDIEIVFLYPWAVANDALGVFGLVEMVVFIGTVFIAYVYVWRRGGLDWD, from the coding sequence CTGTCGTACTACGTCCCGATCGTCGGGTTGTTCGTGCTGGCCGCGGGCTTCGCGCTGTTCTCCGTGACGTTCGCGCCCTACACCGGCCCCCGCCGGTACAACCGCGCCAAGCTGGCCGCCTACGAGTGCGGCATCGAGCCGGTGGACCAGCCACTGACCGGCGGCCGCTTCCCGATCAAGTACTACCTGACGGCGATGATCTTCATCATCTTCGACATCGAGATCGTCTTCCTCTACCCGTGGGCCGTCGCCAACGACGCGCTGGGCGTCTTCGGGCTGGTCGAGATGGTCGTCTTCATCGGCACCGTGTTCATCGCCTACGTCTACGTGTGGCGACGCGGCGGCCTGGACTGGGACTAA
- a CDS encoding geranylgeranyl reductase family protein — translation MDDHDRRADVLVVGAGPAGSSAAWHLAGAGLDVAVLEKARLPREKVCGDGLTPRGVKALADMGVDTTGWVRHRGLRVTGGGEVVEVDWPQLRSWPSHGLIRSRRDLDAGLAAHAVAAGARLVQEVTVTGPLLDDAGRVTGVRATEGPDRAPATWRAPLVVSAEGLSGRLAKALGLLRREDRPLGVAVRRYVSSPRTSDEYLDISFDLSPAGPDADSMPGYGWAFGMGDGTSNVGFGLLDTRRGSGAEPRAVLRRWLDTLPPEWQLGEEHAVTPLRGAGLPMALHRGPAYTRGLLLAGDAAGTVNPFNGEGISYALETGRMAAEAATEALAAPAGPAREAVLRRYPARLRAEYGGHHRLGTGFLALLARPDLVRFATAHGLRRPALVARALRLMGNLTDGRDGDRFDRAVAVLTRLAPAV, via the coding sequence GTGGACGACCACGACCGGCGGGCCGACGTGCTCGTCGTCGGCGCCGGTCCCGCCGGCTCCTCGGCCGCCTGGCACCTGGCGGGGGCCGGGCTGGACGTCGCCGTCCTGGAGAAGGCCCGGCTGCCCCGGGAGAAGGTCTGCGGCGACGGCCTGACCCCCCGCGGCGTCAAGGCGCTGGCCGACATGGGCGTGGACACCACCGGCTGGGTCCGGCACCGGGGGCTGCGGGTCACCGGCGGCGGCGAGGTCGTCGAGGTGGACTGGCCGCAGCTGCGGTCCTGGCCGTCCCACGGCCTCATCCGCAGCCGCCGGGACCTCGACGCCGGGCTGGCCGCACACGCCGTCGCGGCCGGCGCGCGGCTGGTGCAGGAGGTCACGGTCACCGGCCCGCTGCTGGACGACGCCGGCCGGGTCACCGGGGTGCGGGCCACCGAGGGGCCCGACCGGGCGCCGGCCACCTGGCGCGCGCCACTGGTGGTCTCCGCCGAGGGCCTGTCCGGCCGGCTGGCCAAGGCGCTGGGCCTGCTCCGCCGCGAGGACCGGCCGCTCGGCGTCGCCGTCCGCCGCTACGTGTCGTCCCCGCGCACCTCCGACGAGTACCTCGACATCTCCTTCGACCTGTCCCCGGCCGGCCCGGACGCCGACTCGATGCCCGGCTACGGCTGGGCGTTCGGGATGGGCGACGGCACCAGCAACGTCGGCTTCGGCCTGCTGGACACCCGCCGCGGCTCCGGCGCCGAGCCGCGGGCCGTGCTGCGCCGGTGGCTGGACACCCTCCCGCCGGAGTGGCAGCTCGGCGAGGAGCACGCGGTCACCCCGCTGCGCGGCGCCGGCCTGCCGATGGCCCTGCACCGCGGCCCGGCCTACACCCGCGGGCTGCTGCTGGCCGGCGACGCGGCGGGCACCGTCAACCCGTTCAACGGCGAGGGCATCAGCTACGCCCTGGAGACCGGCCGGATGGCGGCCGAGGCGGCGACCGAGGCCCTCGCCGCGCCCGCGGGCCCGGCCCGGGAGGCCGTGCTGCGCCGGTACCCGGCCCGGCTGCGCGCGGAGTACGGCGGCCACCACCGGCTGGGCACCGGCTTCCTGGCGCTGCTGGCGCGCCCCGACCTGGTCCGTTTCGCCACCGCGCACGGGCTCCGGCGGCCGGCGCTGGTGGCCCGGGCGCTGCGGCTCATGGGCAACCTCACCGACGGCCGGGACGGCGACCGGTTCGACCGCGCCGTCGCCGTCCTCACCCGGCTGGCGCCGGCGGTCTGA
- a CDS encoding isochorismate synthase MenF has product MSVAAVTTAGAVTPAVTTTPLHEAPALLDLLPVSGALSWVRRGEGLVGWGEVARLEVTGPGALAEAAAWWADHSAGLDVDDRAGVPGSGPVLFASIAFDPAAGTSVFVVPEVVVGRRDGVAWVTTTGDADPAEVLAGGSTGTVPPAPPGRLRYADGALDPASWCARVTTAVARIGAGELAKVVLARDLLVTADAPLDVRSLLARLADRFPDCWTFAVDGLLGATPELLLRRTGRQLSSRVLAGTAPRGAGAEDARLAADLLSSAKDRAEHALAVESLVRALEPYCTTLSAPAEPELLTLANVRHLATDVTGAQRARGTRGRAGLLELVGAVHPTAAVCGTPTDAAAALIGELEGMDRGRYAGPVGWVDARGDGEFGLALRCAELSATDPASARLFAGCGIVAGSDPAAELAETQAKFAAVQAALES; this is encoded by the coding sequence GTGAGCGTGGCGGCGGTGACCACAGCGGGGGCGGTCACGCCTGCGGTGACCACCACGCCGCTGCACGAGGCGCCGGCCCTGCTGGACCTGCTGCCGGTCTCCGGCGCGCTGTCCTGGGTGCGCCGCGGCGAGGGCCTGGTCGGGTGGGGCGAGGTGGCCCGCCTGGAGGTCACCGGCCCGGGTGCCCTGGCCGAGGCGGCCGCGTGGTGGGCCGACCACAGCGCCGGCCTCGACGTCGACGACCGCGCCGGGGTGCCCGGCTCCGGGCCGGTCCTGTTCGCCAGCATCGCCTTCGACCCGGCCGCCGGGACGTCGGTGTTCGTCGTCCCGGAGGTGGTGGTCGGCCGGCGGGACGGCGTGGCCTGGGTGACCACCACCGGGGACGCCGACCCCGCCGAGGTGCTGGCCGGCGGGTCGACGGGCACGGTCCCGCCGGCTCCGCCGGGCCGGCTGCGCTACGCCGACGGCGCCCTGGACCCCGCCTCGTGGTGCGCGCGGGTGACCACCGCCGTGGCCCGCATCGGCGCCGGTGAGCTGGCCAAGGTGGTGCTCGCCCGCGACCTCCTGGTCACCGCCGACGCGCCGCTGGACGTGCGCTCGCTGCTCGCCCGGCTGGCCGACCGCTTCCCCGACTGCTGGACCTTCGCCGTCGACGGCCTGCTCGGGGCGACCCCGGAGCTGCTGCTGCGCCGCACCGGCCGGCAGCTGTCCTCCCGCGTGCTGGCCGGCACCGCACCCCGCGGCGCCGGTGCCGAGGACGCGCGGCTGGCCGCGGACCTGCTGTCCTCGGCCAAGGACCGCGCCGAGCACGCCCTGGCCGTCGAATCCCTGGTGCGGGCGCTGGAGCCGTACTGCACGACGCTGAGCGCGCCCGCGGAGCCGGAGCTGCTCACGCTGGCCAACGTGCGCCACCTGGCCACCGACGTCACCGGTGCACAGCGCGCCCGAGGCACCCGGGGGCGCGCCGGGCTGCTGGAGCTGGTCGGCGCGGTGCACCCGACGGCCGCCGTCTGCGGCACCCCGACCGACGCCGCCGCCGCGCTGATCGGGGAGCTGGAGGGCATGGACCGCGGCCGCTACGCCGGTCCGGTCGGCTGGGTGGACGCCCGCGGGGACGGCGAGTTCGGCCTGGCGCTGCGCTGCGCAGAGCTCTCCGCCACCGACCCGGCCTCGGCGCGGCTGTTCGCCGGCTGCGGCATCGTGGCCGGCTCCGACCCGGCCGCGGAGCTCGCCGAGACCCAGGCGAAGTTCGCCGCCGTCCAGGCCGCGCTGGAGAGCTGA
- a CDS encoding demethylmenaquinone methyltransferase: protein MADRRDSAHTAGTRAGLDKRPAEVAAMFDRVARRYDLTNTVLSGGRDASWRRATREALGARPGQTVLDVAAGTAVSTVELAAGGVHAIACDFSQGMLWAGAARPVPKVAGDAMALPLADASVDGVVISFGLRNVADPDAALREFARVTRPGGTLVVCEFSSPTWAPFRTVYTEYLVRALPRVARAVSSNPDAYVYLAESIRAWPDQPALAARLQAAGWADVAWRDLTGGVVALHRGRRPAG, encoded by the coding sequence GTGGCGGACCGGCGAGACAGCGCACACACCGCGGGCACGAGGGCCGGCCTGGACAAGCGGCCGGCCGAGGTCGCGGCCATGTTCGACCGGGTTGCCCGGCGCTACGACCTGACCAACACCGTGCTGTCCGGTGGCCGGGACGCCTCGTGGCGGCGGGCCACCCGGGAGGCGCTCGGTGCGCGCCCGGGCCAGACGGTGCTCGACGTCGCCGCCGGCACGGCGGTCTCCACGGTGGAGCTGGCCGCCGGCGGCGTGCACGCGATCGCCTGCGACTTCTCCCAGGGGATGCTCTGGGCCGGCGCCGCGCGGCCGGTGCCCAAGGTGGCCGGCGACGCGATGGCGCTGCCGCTGGCCGACGCGAGCGTCGACGGCGTGGTGATCTCCTTCGGCCTGCGCAACGTCGCCGACCCCGATGCCGCGCTGCGTGAGTTCGCCCGCGTCACCCGGCCCGGCGGCACGCTGGTCGTCTGCGAGTTCTCCAGCCCCACCTGGGCCCCGTTCCGGACCGTCTACACCGAGTACCTCGTGCGGGCCCTGCCGCGGGTCGCGCGGGCGGTCAGCAGCAACCCCGACGCCTACGTCTACCTGGCCGAGTCGATCCGGGCCTGGCCCGACCAGCCGGCGCTGGCCGCCCGGCTGCAGGCCGCCGGCTGGGCCGACGTGGCCTGGCGCGACCTCACCGGCGGCGTCGTCGCCCTGCACCGCGGGCGCCGGCCGGCCGGCTGA
- a CDS encoding o-succinylbenzoate synthase, which yields MIDTGGARVWSVPMRTRFRGIDVRDGVLVRGPAGWGEFSPFWDYDVAESRRWWAAAVEAACTGWPAPLRASVPVNVTVPAVDAGRAHAIVTASGCRTAKVKVAEPGQTPADDLARVEAVRDALGPAGAIRVDANAAWDVDTAVARIRELDRVGLEYAEQPCASLAELAALRRRVDVRIAADEVVRRAADPLRVDLREACDVVVLKVQPLGGVRAALEVAQAHGLPCVVSSALESSVGIAAGVALAAALPELPFACGLATVALLAGDVTSDPLLPVDGALPVRAVVPDRLADVAAGPDVAARWRARLAAVSR from the coding sequence GTGATCGACACCGGCGGGGCGCGGGTCTGGTCGGTGCCGATGCGGACCCGGTTCCGCGGCATCGACGTGCGCGACGGCGTGCTGGTGCGGGGCCCGGCCGGCTGGGGGGAGTTCTCCCCGTTCTGGGACTACGACGTCGCGGAGAGCCGCCGCTGGTGGGCCGCCGCGGTGGAGGCCGCCTGCACGGGGTGGCCGGCGCCGCTGCGCGCCAGCGTGCCGGTGAACGTGACCGTCCCGGCCGTGGACGCCGGGCGGGCGCACGCGATCGTGACCGCCTCCGGCTGTCGGACGGCGAAGGTCAAGGTCGCCGAGCCCGGCCAGACCCCCGCCGACGACCTCGCCCGCGTCGAGGCGGTGCGCGACGCGCTCGGGCCGGCCGGCGCGATCCGGGTCGACGCGAACGCGGCCTGGGACGTCGACACCGCGGTCGCGCGGATCCGCGAGCTGGACCGGGTGGGCCTGGAGTACGCCGAGCAGCCCTGCGCGTCCCTGGCCGAGCTGGCCGCGCTGCGCCGGCGGGTCGACGTCCGCATCGCCGCCGACGAGGTGGTCCGGCGCGCGGCCGACCCGCTGCGGGTGGACCTGCGCGAGGCCTGCGACGTCGTCGTCCTCAAGGTGCAGCCGCTCGGTGGGGTCCGCGCGGCCCTGGAGGTGGCGCAGGCGCACGGCCTGCCGTGCGTGGTGTCCTCGGCGCTGGAGAGCTCGGTCGGCATCGCCGCCGGGGTGGCGCTGGCCGCGGCGCTGCCCGAGCTGCCGTTCGCCTGCGGACTGGCCACCGTCGCGCTCCTGGCCGGCGACGTCACGAGCGACCCGCTGCTCCCGGTGGACGGCGCCCTGCCGGTGCGCGCCGTGGTGCCCGACCGGCTGGCCGACGTCGCGGCCGGGCCGGACGTCGCGGCGCGCTGGCGGGCCCGACTGGCCGCGGTGTCCCGGTGA
- a CDS encoding NADH-quinone oxidoreductase subunit C: MTGPGDRSGVDAGQGASAPSGGFRKGAFGVSGSGDTSGFGGLVRVEPGGAVALHSTERPYGGYFDEVTDALVDALGQATYDAAVQRVLVDRGEITYFVAREHLLTLVQTLRDDEALRFELCSSVSGVDYEGSGGPAATPARPRLHVVYHLTSMTYRRRIRLEVAVTAEDPHVPSVSGVYPTADWQERETWDMFGVVFDGHPALTRILMPDDWDGHPQRKDYPLGGVPVEYHDATVPPPDTRRAYR, encoded by the coding sequence GTGACCGGCCCGGGGGACCGCAGCGGCGTCGACGCCGGCCAGGGCGCGAGCGCGCCGTCGGGCGGGTTCCGCAAGGGCGCGTTCGGGGTCAGCGGCAGTGGGGACACCTCCGGCTTCGGCGGGCTGGTGCGCGTGGAGCCCGGCGGCGCGGTCGCGCTGCACTCGACCGAGCGGCCCTACGGCGGGTACTTCGACGAGGTCACCGACGCCCTGGTCGACGCCCTCGGCCAGGCCACCTACGACGCCGCGGTGCAGCGCGTGCTGGTCGACCGCGGCGAGATCACCTACTTCGTCGCCCGGGAGCACCTGCTCACCCTCGTGCAGACGCTGCGGGACGACGAGGCGCTGCGCTTCGAGCTGTGCAGCAGCGTGTCCGGGGTCGACTACGAGGGCAGCGGCGGCCCGGCGGCCACCCCGGCGCGGCCGCGGTTGCACGTCGTCTACCACCTGACCTCGATGACCTACCGCCGGCGGATCCGGCTGGAGGTGGCGGTCACCGCCGAGGACCCGCACGTCCCCTCCGTCAGCGGCGTCTACCCGACGGCGGACTGGCAGGAGCGGGAGACCTGGGACATGTTCGGCGTCGTCTTCGACGGCCACCCGGCGCTGACCCGCATCCTCATGCCCGACGACTGGGACGGCCACCCCCAGCGCAAGGACTACCCCCTGGGCGGGGTCCCGGTCGAGTACCACGACGCCACCGTCCCGCCGCCGGACACCCGGCGGGCCTACCGATGA
- the nuoF gene encoding NADH-quinone oxidoreductase subunit NuoF: protein MPLTPVLTSRWGADQPWRLATYESLDGYAALRTALSMTPDELVALVKDSGLRGRGGAGFPTGMKWSFIPQPKPGETPTGPAAMPKYLVVNADEGEPGTCKDLPTVMTDPHSLVEGVVISSYAIRSHFAVIYVRGEAVHAHRRLVSAVEEAYAAGYLGRDILGSGYDLDVLVHAGAGAYICGEETALLDSLEGYRGQPRLKPPFPAVAGLYGAPTVINNVETLASVPFVVRGGADWFKEFGPEKSPGPKIYSISGRVVSPGQYEAPMGTTMRELLEMAGGVRPGHELKFWTPGGSSTPYFTAEHLDVPLDFDSVAAAGSMLGTTALMVFDETDSIVEATLRFTEFYAHESCGKCTPCREGTYWLVQILERLVHGRGTAADLDLLTDTCDNILGRSFCALGDGATSCIASSLKYFRDEYVALLPPEEQARLGRSLRLEPVGAAAS from the coding sequence ATGCCCCTCACCCCTGTCCTCACCTCGCGCTGGGGAGCCGACCAGCCCTGGCGGCTGGCCACCTACGAGTCCCTGGACGGCTACGCCGCGCTGCGCACCGCGCTGTCCATGACCCCGGACGAGCTCGTCGCGCTGGTCAAGGACTCCGGGCTGCGCGGCCGCGGCGGCGCTGGGTTCCCCACCGGCATGAAGTGGAGCTTCATCCCGCAGCCCAAGCCGGGGGAGACCCCCACCGGCCCGGCCGCGATGCCCAAGTACCTCGTGGTCAACGCCGACGAGGGGGAGCCCGGCACCTGCAAGGACCTGCCGACGGTGATGACCGACCCGCACTCCCTGGTGGAGGGCGTGGTCATCTCCTCCTACGCGATCCGCTCGCACTTCGCCGTCATCTACGTGCGCGGCGAAGCCGTGCACGCCCACCGCCGGCTGGTCAGCGCGGTCGAGGAGGCCTACGCCGCGGGCTACCTGGGTCGCGACATCCTCGGCTCGGGCTACGACCTCGACGTGCTGGTGCACGCCGGCGCCGGCGCCTACATCTGCGGCGAGGAGACCGCGCTGCTGGACTCCCTGGAGGGCTACCGCGGCCAGCCGCGGCTCAAGCCGCCGTTCCCCGCGGTGGCCGGTCTCTACGGCGCCCCGACGGTGATCAACAACGTGGAGACGCTGGCCAGCGTGCCGTTCGTCGTCCGCGGCGGGGCGGACTGGTTCAAGGAGTTCGGCCCGGAGAAGTCCCCCGGCCCGAAGATCTACTCGATCAGCGGCCGCGTCGTCTCCCCCGGGCAGTACGAGGCCCCGATGGGCACCACGATGCGCGAGCTGCTGGAGATGGCCGGCGGCGTGCGCCCCGGCCACGAGCTCAAGTTCTGGACGCCGGGCGGCTCCTCGACGCCGTACTTCACCGCGGAGCACCTCGACGTCCCGCTGGACTTCGACTCCGTCGCCGCCGCGGGCTCCATGCTCGGCACCACCGCGCTCATGGTGTTCGACGAGACCGACTCGATCGTCGAGGCCACCCTGCGGTTCACCGAGTTCTACGCGCACGAGAGCTGCGGCAAGTGCACCCCGTGCCGGGAGGGCACCTACTGGCTGGTCCAGATCCTCGAGCGGCTGGTGCACGGCAGGGGGACGGCGGCCGACCTGGACCTGCTCACCGACACCTGCGACAACATCCTGGGCCGCTCCTTCTGCGCCCTCGGCGACGGCGCCACCAGCTGCATCGCCAGCTCGCTCAAGTACTTCCGCGACGAGTACGTCGCGCTGCTGCCCCCGGAGGAGCAGGCCCGACTGGGCCGCAGCCTCCGCCTCGAGCCCGTCGGAGCTGCTGCCTCGTGA
- the nuoE gene encoding NADH-quinone oxidoreductase subunit NuoE has protein sequence MSALPGSPEATATTGLDSTPVQPPAADLPPLTEQTRLEAREIMARYPQPRSALLPMLHLVQSYQGYVTPEGVALCAEELGLTKAEVGAVATFYTMYKRRPTGRHLVSVCTNTLCAVLGGQRIFDALAADLGVHHDETAADGSVTLEHAECLAACDYAPVVTVDYEFYDQQDVEGARALVAALRRGDKPHPTRGAPLTDFRGVSRQLAGFSQHADAAAARAAIDAPGEWGPTLRGVHLAAERGETAPPMPAGTERHAPDAGEPAATVRPTGRDGETPEEEAADARVAAADNPAERAGAALNHPDRGTEYGRRRPPGGREQAGTETPPTRDPGQSGQGTSIEREA, from the coding sequence ATGAGCGCGCTCCCCGGGTCCCCGGAGGCGACCGCCACGACGGGGCTGGACTCCACCCCCGTCCAGCCCCCGGCCGCGGACCTGCCGCCGCTGACCGAGCAGACCCGGCTCGAGGCGCGGGAGATCATGGCCCGCTACCCGCAGCCCCGCTCGGCGCTGCTGCCGATGCTGCACCTGGTGCAGAGCTACCAGGGCTACGTCACGCCCGAGGGCGTCGCGCTGTGCGCGGAGGAGCTGGGCCTGACCAAGGCCGAGGTCGGCGCGGTCGCCACCTTCTACACGATGTACAAGCGCCGCCCCACCGGCCGGCACCTGGTCAGCGTGTGCACCAACACGCTGTGCGCCGTCCTCGGCGGGCAGCGGATCTTCGACGCGCTGGCCGCCGACCTCGGCGTGCACCACGATGAGACCGCCGCCGACGGCTCGGTGACCCTGGAGCACGCCGAGTGCCTGGCCGCCTGCGACTACGCGCCGGTGGTCACCGTCGACTACGAGTTCTACGACCAGCAGGACGTCGAGGGTGCCCGCGCCCTGGTCGCCGCGCTGCGCCGCGGGGACAAGCCGCACCCCACCCGCGGCGCCCCCCTGACGGACTTCCGCGGCGTCTCCCGCCAGCTGGCCGGCTTCTCCCAGCACGCCGACGCCGCGGCCGCCCGCGCCGCGATCGACGCGCCGGGGGAGTGGGGCCCCACCCTGCGCGGGGTGCACCTGGCCGCCGAGCGCGGCGAGACCGCCCCGCCCATGCCCGCCGGCACCGAACGGCACGCCCCGGACGCCGGGGAGCCGGCCGCCACCGTCCGCCCGACCGGCCGGGACGGGGAGACCCCCGAGGAGGAGGCCGCCGACGCCCGCGTCGCGGCCGCCGACAACCCGGCCGAGCGCGCCGGCGCCGCGCTCAACCACCCGGACCGCGGCACCGAGTACGGCCGCCGCCGGCCGCCCGGCGGCCGCGAGCAGGCCGGCACCGAGACCCCACCCACCCGTGACCCCGGCCAGTCGGGGCAGGGGACGTCCATCGAGCGGGAGGCCTGA
- the menD gene encoding 2-succinyl-5-enolpyruvyl-6-hydroxy-3-cyclohexene-1-carboxylic-acid synthase, whose translation MNPSTALARVLVDELLRGGVTDAVVAPGSRSAPVALALAAAERAGRLTLHVRIDERTAAFLALGLAKASGRPVPVLTTSGTATAHLHAAVLEADAAGVPLLALTADRPPELRDTGANQTIAQPGLYGGAVRAAVDVGVPEAGREEAQNRYWRSLVAKVLLVARGALSGDPGPVHLNLPLREPLLPDDADVPPDGPWAGRPDGAPWTGAAVTAAARPADGGPARTLVVVGDGPPGLGRAAGELARAQGWPVVAEPSSGAWGGSVRGGALLLGVPDWLAAHRPDRVLVVGRPTLSRPVSALLADPAVRVETVSASPRWPDAGRSTTRVGTLPAPGAPADPSWRAAWCAAADRVGTAVDGLLDAEPALTAGRLARDLVAGLPDGALLVLGSSTPVRDVDRLALPRAGLTVLANRGVAGIDGTVSTAVGAARAHQRADRRHRDDGGGSGGGRAFALLGDLTFLHDLQGLLLGEGEPRPDLTLVVADNDGGGIFAQLEPGDPRYEAGYRRVFGTPHGQDLVAVAEALGWPAQRVSSPAGLRDAVAAGGPQVVVVGTDQRAEAGLAVRLRAAAADALAG comes from the coding sequence GTGAACCCCTCCACCGCGCTGGCCCGGGTGCTCGTCGACGAGCTGCTCCGCGGCGGGGTCACCGACGCCGTCGTCGCCCCCGGCTCCCGGTCCGCGCCGGTCGCGCTGGCGCTGGCCGCCGCCGAGCGGGCCGGCCGGCTGACCCTGCACGTGCGCATCGACGAGCGGACGGCGGCCTTCCTCGCCCTCGGCCTGGCCAAGGCGTCCGGGCGGCCGGTGCCGGTGCTCACCACCTCCGGGACGGCGACCGCGCACCTGCACGCCGCCGTGCTGGAGGCCGACGCCGCCGGCGTGCCGCTGCTCGCGCTGACCGCCGACCGGCCCCCGGAGCTGCGGGACACCGGCGCCAACCAGACGATCGCCCAGCCGGGCCTCTACGGCGGCGCGGTGCGGGCCGCGGTCGACGTCGGCGTGCCCGAGGCCGGCCGCGAGGAGGCGCAGAACCGCTACTGGCGCTCCCTGGTGGCCAAGGTCCTGCTGGTCGCCCGCGGCGCGCTCTCCGGCGACCCGGGCCCGGTGCACCTCAACCTGCCGCTGCGCGAGCCGCTGCTGCCCGACGACGCGGACGTCCCCCCGGACGGGCCCTGGGCCGGGCGGCCGGACGGCGCGCCGTGGACCGGCGCCGCGGTCACCGCCGCGGCGCGGCCGGCCGACGGCGGACCCGCGCGCACCCTGGTCGTGGTCGGGGACGGCCCGCCGGGACTGGGGCGGGCGGCGGGCGAGCTGGCGCGGGCGCAGGGCTGGCCGGTCGTCGCCGAGCCCTCCAGCGGGGCGTGGGGCGGGTCGGTGCGGGGCGGCGCGCTGCTGCTGGGGGTGCCGGACTGGCTGGCCGCGCACCGGCCCGACCGGGTGCTGGTGGTCGGGCGGCCGACGCTGTCCCGGCCGGTCTCCGCGCTGCTCGCCGACCCCGCCGTCCGGGTGGAGACGGTCTCGGCGAGCCCGCGCTGGCCCGACGCCGGCCGCTCGACGACCCGGGTGGGCACGCTGCCGGCGCCCGGCGCCCCGGCCGACCCCTCCTGGCGGGCCGCGTGGTGCGCCGCCGCCGACCGGGTCGGGACGGCGGTCGACGGCCTCCTCGACGCCGAGCCCGCGCTGACCGCGGGCCGGCTCGCCCGCGACCTGGTCGCCGGCCTGCCCGACGGCGCGCTCCTCGTCCTCGGCTCGTCGACCCCGGTGCGCGACGTCGACCGGCTCGCGCTCCCGCGGGCGGGGCTCACGGTGCTGGCCAACCGCGGGGTCGCCGGCATCGACGGCACGGTCTCCACCGCGGTCGGCGCGGCCCGCGCGCACCAGCGGGCGGACCGCCGACATCGCGATGATGGCGGTGGATCCGGCGGAGGGCGGGCGTTCGCGCTGCTCGGTGACCTGACGTTCCTGCACGACCTGCAGGGGCTGCTGCTGGGGGAGGGCGAGCCGCGGCCGGACCTCACCCTGGTCGTGGCGGACAACGACGGCGGCGGCATCTTCGCCCAGCTCGAGCCCGGCGACCCCCGGTACGAGGCCGGCTACCGGCGGGTCTTCGGCACGCCGCACGGCCAGGACCTGGTCGCCGTGGCCGAGGCCCTGGGCTGGCCGGCGCAGCGGGTGTCCTCGCCGGCCGGGCTCCGGGACGCCGTCGCCGCCGGCGGGCCGCAGGTGGTCGTCGTCGGCACCGACCAGCGCGCCGAGGCCGGGCTCGCCGTCCGGCTGCGGGCCGCCGCCGCCGACGCGCTGGCCGGCTGA
- a CDS encoding NADH-quinone oxidoreductase subunit D, producing MSTTYDPYAGSRETTEGRVYTVTGGDWDQTLGADALGEERLVVNMGPQHPSTHGVLRLVLDLEGETVTKARVVIGYLHTGIEKNTEYRNWTQGTTFVTRMDYLSPLFNEAGYCMAVEKLLGVEVPQRARTIRVLVMELNRIASHLVALATFGMEMGALTGMTNGFREREMVLDLLEEITGLRMNHAYIRPGGLAQDLPPGAVEHIREFLEVMPARVADTHKLLTGQPIWQARLKDAGYLDVTGCVALGVTGPVLRAAGLPWDLRKVEPYLGYETYDFEVPTADTCDAWGRYLVRMAEVNESLKLIAQALDRLEPGPVMVEDKKIAWPAQLSLGPDGMGNSLDHVRHIMGQSMEALIHHFKLVTEGFRVPAGQVYVPIESPRGELGYHVVSDGSTRPWRVHVRDPSFVNLQATAAMSEGGMIADVIAAIASLDPVMGGCDR from the coding sequence ATGAGCACCACCTACGACCCCTACGCCGGCTCGCGGGAGACCACCGAGGGCCGGGTCTACACCGTCACCGGCGGCGACTGGGACCAGACGCTGGGCGCCGATGCGCTCGGCGAGGAGCGCCTCGTCGTCAACATGGGCCCGCAGCACCCCTCCACGCACGGCGTGCTGCGGCTGGTGCTGGACCTGGAGGGGGAGACGGTCACCAAGGCGCGGGTGGTGATCGGCTACCTGCACACCGGCATCGAGAAGAACACCGAGTACCGCAACTGGACGCAGGGCACGACCTTCGTGACCCGGATGGACTACCTCTCCCCGCTGTTCAACGAGGCCGGCTACTGCATGGCCGTCGAGAAGCTGCTCGGCGTCGAGGTGCCGCAGCGGGCACGGACGATCCGCGTGCTGGTCATGGAGCTCAACCGGATCGCCTCACACCTGGTCGCGCTGGCCACCTTCGGCATGGAGATGGGCGCGCTCACCGGGATGACCAACGGCTTCCGCGAGCGGGAGATGGTCCTCGACCTGCTCGAGGAGATCACCGGGCTGCGGATGAACCACGCCTACATCCGCCCCGGCGGGCTGGCGCAGGACCTCCCGCCGGGCGCGGTCGAGCACATCCGCGAGTTCCTCGAGGTCATGCCGGCGCGGGTGGCCGACACCCACAAGCTGCTCACCGGCCAGCCGATCTGGCAGGCCCGCCTCAAGGACGCCGGGTACCTCGACGTCACCGGCTGCGTGGCGCTCGGCGTCACCGGGCCGGTGCTGCGCGCGGCCGGGCTGCCCTGGGACCTGCGCAAGGTCGAGCCCTACCTGGGGTACGAGACCTACGACTTCGAGGTGCCGACCGCCGACACCTGCGACGCCTGGGGCCGCTACCTGGTCCGCATGGCCGAGGTGAACGAGTCGCTGAAGCTCATCGCCCAGGCACTGGACCGCCTCGAGCCCGGCCCGGTGATGGTCGAGGACAAGAAGATCGCCTGGCCGGCGCAGCTGTCCCTCGGGCCGGACGGCATGGGCAACTCCCTGGACCACGTGCGGCACATCATGGGGCAGTCCATGGAGGCCCTGATCCACCACTTCAAGCTGGTCACCGAGGGCTTCCGGGTACCGGCCGGTCAGGTGTACGTGCCGATCGAGTCGCCCCGGGGTGAGCTCGGCTACCACGTGGTGAGCGACGGCAGCACCCGACCGTGGCGGGTGCACGTGCGCGACCCCAGCTTCGTCAACCTGCAGGCGACCGCGGCGATGAGCGAGGGCGGCATGATCGCCGACGTCATCGCCGCCATCGCCTCGCTCGACCCGGTGATGGGCGGGTGTGACCGATGA